A single window of Chloracidobacterium sp. DNA harbors:
- a CDS encoding VCBS repeat-containing protein has protein sequence MLISLIFAAGSRVAAFSPNAAIHDLIAAAWGEQKLFFPSLRPSPTAPLPTGERPLAGTISLTSFASTYTQNFDTLASSGDTNTSVPEGWAFSEAGTNANSTYRARAGTVTTGDTYSWGQDLSSDRAFGGLLSGTLIPTVGASFTNNTGAVMASLTLSYIGEQWRLGDGPRSADRLDFQYSTDATSLTTGTWTNYDALDFSSPIYDTSPAASLDGNSAANRSAISGTISGLNIANGGTIWIRWNDFNVSGADDALGIDDLAAKANPINAVDLNVDLNSATETGATAVTVTATASDAVVGQQSVNLGVSGTNITAGDYTLSDTTITIPNGQTSGTVTFTIQDDATFEGPETATLTISNPTSGISLGATTTQTIDIADNDVMPSISVGNVSAVESIGDISFTVTQSAVSDLATTFNYSTADITATAGLDYTAVSGTATILPGAITTTIPVPILPDGITEADETFRLTIDTPVNASIASGTALATIIDDETFYVDNTNALCSNSGPGVTRELPFCTITKAATVAAAGNTVYVLAGMYAETVYPNSGTAGQPVTFHADAGVTVTGDPGGFGSAFAMGAKSYIVIDGFSITNTPYKGIYADASDHLTIINNHVSNAGVTSPTHPYEQGIYLRGTTYSEISGNTTDHNTCIGIRLVLNSDHNLVSNNISFANFSVVETDAAGIELTGSSYNTVIHNVVYSNEDSGINVYVHDLGVASSHNLIAGNLSYENGDHGIDTNNSPYNTVIGNTAHGNGTVGINFEGEPATGSHHAVIRNNISSRNGYTPPTGSFGGNLRVDTASVDGTVSDYNVFDIGNASVQIIWNNVNYVSLAALQAAFPAQELNGLEGDPLFADPVPSVLRQDGVPYLGTAAVGDYHVLSGSPAIDSADSDATGEPAFDLDGKPRIDDPIAANTGVGTRTYDDRGAFEYQPPPSIEKAFGTPDLDLGAATSLTITVTNPHSSEALTGVGFTDTMPAGLTVSDQTSSQCGGTLNVASNVLTLTGASIAGGGSCVIGVTVTGETTGVKNNVTSRVTSANFGIGNTASATVSVYDNRPHAAFNAMPNPAACGQPVAFDATASTHGHPGRTITSYSWDFGDGQTGSGATPTHAYSAYAVRTASLTVTDDNTPPRTDTVSHDVMVSLGNGNPVAVPGGPYSGGYLAPVTFDGRGSYDPNESCGDRIVRYEWLLNSTSPLGEGPTLVPDLSALAMGATHTIMLRVTDTFGAVGTATTTLYIPYPPSAGIYADTETQLGANLNVTPTVALQNATRATATTDTNFKGTLAADPVTGVVRVTNASPAGSYIVTVKAFGPSGTAAKTFTLTVTNGTACNGNIGFTSPASPEKPVGNTPVSIAVGDFNGDGIQDMVTVNVNSNNVSVLIGDGSGGFAAAVNYGVASLPKEVAVGDLNGDGKQDLVTANIGSYNISVLLGDGAGGFSAASNYGLGTTPVSVAIGDLNGDGKPDLAVADPWVNSVSILLGDGSGGFSAPANFSVGSAPFSVVIGDLNGDGKPDIVTVNSASNNVSVLLGNGSGGFGAAANFGVGSNPYSVAAGDLNGDGFQDIVTANSASDNVSVLLGNGSGGFSAAVNFAVGSGPISLVLGDLNGDGKPDIATANEITNTISVLTGTGTGSFGAPVNFAVGSDPYSVTFGDLNADGKLDVATANRASNDVSIRLAVCTPVVDLSVSANAASASEAAATVVTVTATVSDPVTGAQTVDLEVSGSNITVADYTLTGTTITIPDGETTGSVTFKVVNDLIYEGTETAIMTISNPSIGIALGTTLTQNVVITDSLQQNYTITASAGPAGSITPSGEVTVNTNSGQIFSINPDAYHHVASVLIDGVPYEGPLPGGTYTFTNVVSNHTIAVTFAIDTYTLTYMSGGNGSITGASLQTVNHGADGSTVTAVPATGYHFVDWSDNSTQNPRTDSGITADISVTANFTRNEYTLTTTVVGYGVVNRSVAGPYYYGDAVTLTAVPGSTHWAFSGFGGDLTGTTNPQDIAINDNKSVTATFALIPEGYESDVTPRPTGDNVIDVTDFTMIGRFVVGLETPDPLYNEFQRADSAPRATKGDGLLTAGDYVQAGRYAAGLDMWSGAGGETLASLFPFQEMTKGQDDSQQTLQPRILRVEDVSASRDSTVTVSISIDAQGDENGFGFTISYDGTILSNPVVLTGADMPGTPPIVNSLTAGKVGVVTAMTTGTTIPFGTREIVKIRFNILPTASGGPTSLAFTGAPPVVNQVSSAAAEALPTTFNAGTVTILAPTAAGTSVGGIVLSPGGQAVRNARLSMTDQSGMVRTAISNSFGFFRFDDVTVGETYVLNVRSKSYVFAPQLLNVTDEVTNLIVVAEP, from the coding sequence GTGCTAATTTCTTTAATATTCGCCGCAGGCTCCAGGGTCGCGGCGTTTTCGCCAAATGCCGCGATCCACGACCTTATCGCTGCCGCGTGGGGCGAACAAAAACTATTCTTTCCTTCCCTTCGACCATCGCCGACCGCACCTTTGCCGACGGGCGAAAGGCCGCTGGCCGGCACGATCAGCCTGACATCATTTGCGAGCACCTACACGCAGAATTTTGACACTCTTGCCAGTTCCGGCGACACGAACACCTCCGTACCTGAGGGTTGGGCGTTCAGTGAGGCGGGCACAAATGCTAACTCCACGTACAGAGCCAGAGCCGGCACGGTAACGACGGGCGACACCTATAGCTGGGGACAGGACCTCTCGTCCGACCGCGCTTTCGGCGGATTGCTGAGCGGAACCCTGATACCGACGGTCGGAGCGTCGTTTACCAACAATACCGGCGCGGTAATGGCTTCGCTGACTTTAAGCTACATCGGCGAGCAATGGAGGCTCGGCGATGGACCGCGTTCGGCAGACCGGCTTGACTTTCAATACAGTACCGACGCGACGAGCCTGACAACGGGCACATGGACCAACTACGATGCACTTGATTTCAGCTCACCGATCTACGACACATCGCCGGCAGCTTCGCTCGACGGCAATAGTGCCGCGAACCGATCGGCTATCAGCGGCACGATCAGCGGACTCAATATCGCAAATGGTGGCACGATCTGGATAAGGTGGAACGACTTTAACGTATCGGGAGCCGATGACGCCCTCGGCATCGACGATCTTGCGGCGAAGGCAAATCCGATAAATGCAGTTGATCTGAACGTTGATCTCAATTCGGCGACCGAAACGGGTGCGACAGCGGTGACGGTAACTGCAACAGCGTCAGACGCGGTGGTCGGACAGCAGTCGGTCAACCTTGGAGTTTCCGGCACAAACATCACTGCCGGCGACTATACACTGAGCGATACGACGATCACGATCCCGAATGGGCAGACTTCCGGAACGGTGACATTTACGATTCAAGACGATGCGACATTTGAGGGACCCGAGACCGCCACGCTGACGATCAGCAACCCGACGTCGGGCATTTCGCTTGGGGCTACGACAACGCAAACCATCGACATCGCCGACAACGACGTTATGCCGTCGATCTCGGTCGGCAACGTATCGGCCGTAGAAAGCATTGGTGACATTAGCTTTACAGTGACACAATCGGCGGTCAGCGACCTCGCAACAACGTTTAATTACTCGACCGCAGATATTACGGCAACTGCCGGGCTCGACTATACGGCCGTCTCCGGAACCGCAACGATCCTTCCGGGAGCGATCACGACGACGATCCCGGTGCCGATCCTGCCCGACGGTATCACCGAGGCTGACGAGACCTTTCGGTTGACGATCGACACGCCGGTCAATGCATCGATCGCGAGCGGAACTGCATTGGCCACGATCATCGACGACGAAACCTTTTACGTCGACAACACGAACGCCCTTTGTTCGAACTCTGGTCCGGGTGTCACGCGGGAGTTGCCGTTCTGCACGATCACAAAGGCTGCGACGGTTGCCGCCGCCGGCAATACCGTCTACGTGCTTGCCGGAATGTATGCCGAGACCGTATATCCGAACAGCGGTACCGCCGGGCAACCTGTCACATTTCATGCTGACGCGGGCGTTACGGTGACCGGCGACCCAGGCGGTTTCGGCAGTGCCTTTGCAATGGGAGCCAAGAGTTATATTGTAATCGACGGTTTCAGCATCACAAATACCCCTTACAAAGGCATTTACGCCGACGCATCGGATCACCTGACGATCATCAACAACCACGTCAGCAACGCGGGCGTGACCTCGCCCACACACCCATACGAACAAGGCATCTATCTGAGGGGAACGACGTACTCGGAGATCTCGGGCAACACGACCGATCACAATACGTGTATCGGCATCAGGCTCGTGCTGAACAGCGACCACAATCTGGTCAGCAACAACATTTCATTTGCTAACTTTTCGGTCGTCGAGACCGATGCGGCCGGTATCGAACTGACCGGTTCGAGCTACAATACGGTCATCCACAATGTCGTTTACAGCAATGAAGACAGCGGCATAAACGTTTACGTCCACGATCTTGGGGTCGCATCGAGCCATAATCTGATCGCCGGCAATCTCAGTTATGAGAACGGCGATCACGGCATCGATACCAACAATTCACCGTACAACACCGTCATAGGCAATACTGCCCACGGCAACGGAACGGTCGGCATCAATTTTGAGGGCGAGCCGGCAACGGGTTCGCATCACGCCGTAATTCGCAACAACATTAGCTCACGTAACGGTTACACGCCGCCGACCGGATCGTTTGGCGGAAATTTGAGGGTCGACACGGCATCGGTCGACGGTACAGTTTCCGATTACAATGTTTTCGACATCGGAAATGCGTCGGTCCAGATCATCTGGAACAACGTCAATTACGTTTCGCTAGCGGCACTGCAGGCGGCGTTTCCGGCACAAGAGTTGAATGGCCTCGAAGGCGATCCGCTGTTTGCGGATCCGGTGCCGTCGGTCCTAAGGCAGGACGGCGTACCATATTTGGGAACGGCGGCAGTTGGCGACTATCACGTCTTGAGCGGCTCGCCGGCGATCGACAGTGCCGATTCCGACGCGACCGGCGAACCGGCATTTGACCTTGACGGCAAACCGCGGATAGACGATCCGATCGCAGCTAATACCGGCGTCGGCACGCGCACCTACGATGACCGCGGTGCTTTCGAATATCAACCGCCGCCATCTATCGAAAAGGCGTTTGGAACACCCGATCTCGATCTCGGTGCCGCGACGTCGCTGACCATAACGGTCACAAACCCGCATTCGTCTGAGGCTCTGACCGGCGTCGGTTTTACCGATACGATGCCGGCCGGCCTGACAGTTTCGGACCAGACATCGTCGCAATGCGGCGGTACGCTGAACGTCGCGTCAAACGTCTTAACGCTGACGGGAGCGTCGATCGCGGGCGGCGGTTCGTGTGTGATCGGCGTGACAGTCACCGGAGAAACGACCGGTGTAAAGAACAACGTTACGAGCCGCGTCACATCGGCCAATTTCGGCATCGGCAATACGGCATCGGCGACCGTTTCGGTCTACGACAACCGGCCGCACGCGGCGTTCAACGCGATGCCAAACCCGGCGGCCTGCGGTCAGCCGGTCGCCTTTGACGCAACCGCTTCGACCCATGGCCACCCGGGCCGTACTATCACTTCGTACAGTTGGGATTTCGGCGACGGCCAGACCGGCAGCGGTGCGACACCGACACACGCTTACTCTGCCTACGCGGTGCGGACCGCGTCATTGACCGTCACGGACGACAACACACCACCCCGAACCGACACCGTTTCGCACGACGTGATGGTCAGCCTCGGTAACGGCAACCCTGTCGCAGTTCCCGGCGGGCCGTACTCCGGCGGCTATCTTGCACCGGTAACATTCGACGGCAGAGGCTCGTACGACCCTAATGAGTCGTGCGGCGACCGGATCGTACGGTACGAATGGCTTCTCAATTCGACATCCCCGCTCGGTGAGGGCCCAACGCTCGTTCCGGATTTAAGCGCCTTGGCGATGGGTGCAACCCACACAATAATGCTGCGGGTGACCGACACCTTCGGGGCGGTCGGCACGGCAACGACGACACTCTACATACCATATCCGCCCTCGGCAGGAATCTATGCCGACACCGAGACGCAATTGGGAGCAAACCTCAACGTCACTCCGACTGTCGCTCTTCAGAACGCGACGCGAGCCACGGCCACGACCGACACCAATTTCAAGGGCACGCTCGCGGCCGATCCGGTGACGGGCGTGGTGCGTGTGACCAACGCGTCCCCGGCGGGGTCGTACATCGTTACGGTCAAGGCTTTCGGCCCAAGCGGCACGGCGGCCAAGACGTTTACGCTGACGGTTACGAACGGAACGGCGTGCAACGGGAATATCGGATTCACATCGCCTGCGAGTCCTGAAAAGCCCGTCGGGAACACTCCCGTATCCATAGCGGTCGGCGACTTCAACGGCGACGGCATTCAGGATATGGTGACGGTGAATGTCAATTCGAACAACGTCTCGGTCCTGATCGGAGACGGCAGCGGCGGATTTGCGGCGGCGGTCAATTATGGCGTCGCGTCGCTCCCCAAGGAAGTTGCGGTCGGCGATCTCAACGGCGACGGCAAACAGGACCTCGTCACCGCGAACATTGGTTCATACAACATTTCGGTTCTGCTCGGCGACGGAGCCGGGGGTTTCAGTGCGGCCTCGAATTACGGTCTCGGAACGACGCCGGTCTCGGTTGCGATCGGCGATCTCAACGGCGACGGCAAACCGGATCTGGCGGTCGCTGACCCGTGGGTAAACAGTGTCTCGATCCTGCTCGGCGACGGCAGCGGCGGATTCTCGGCCCCGGCGAATTTCAGCGTGGGGTCAGCACCATTTTCGGTCGTGATCGGCGATCTCAACGGTGATGGCAAACCTGACATCGTCACGGTTAACTCTGCTTCGAACAACGTCTCGGTCCTGCTCGGCAACGGGTCGGGCGGTTTTGGTGCCGCCGCGAATTTCGGCGTCGGATCAAACCCGTATTCGGTCGCCGCGGGCGATCTCAACGGCGACGGATTTCAGGACATCGTCACCGCTAACTCGGCATCGGACAACGTCTCGGTCCTACTCGGCAACGGGTCGGGCGGGTTTAGTGCCGCCGTGAATTTCGCCGTCGGATCAGGGCCCATTTCGCTTGTGTTGGGCGATCTAAACGGTGACGGGAAACCGGATATCGCCACGGCAAATGAGATCACGAACACGATCTCGGTTCTCACGGGGACCGGCACGGGGAGCTTTGGGGCTCCGGTGAATTTCGCCGTCGGGTCGGATCCTTATTCGGTGACGTTCGGCGATCTCAACGCGGACGGCAAACTGGACGTGGCGACGGCGAATCGCGCGTCAAACGATGTGTCGATCCGTCTGGCTGTGTGCACGCCGGTGGTCGATCTGTCGGTGAGTGCGAATGCGGCAAGCGCATCTGAAGCGGCGGCTACGGTCGTAACGGTAACGGCGACGGTGTCCGATCCGGTAACCGGTGCTCAGACTGTTGATCTCGAAGTCTCGGGATCGAATATCACGGTAGCCGACTACACGTTGACTGGTACGACGATCACGATTCCCGATGGAGAAACCACGGGATCCGTGACGTTCAAGGTGGTCAATGATCTGATATACGAGGGCACCGAGACCGCGATCATGACGATCTCGAATCCGTCAATCGGTATCGCTCTCGGCACGACCTTGACGCAAAACGTTGTCATCACCGACAGCCTGCAGCAAAATTACACGATCACGGCGTCGGCCGGCCCGGCCGGCTCGATAACTCCGAGCGGAGAGGTCACCGTGAACACAAACTCAGGGCAGATCTTCTCGATCAACCCGGATGCCTATCATCACGTTGCATCAGTGCTCATCGACGGTGTTCCTTACGAAGGTCCTCTGCCCGGCGGCACATATACGTTTACGAACGTGGTATCCAACCATACCATCGCGGTAACCTTTGCGATCGATACCTACACGCTGACGTATATGTCGGGCGGGAACGGCTCGATCACGGGGGCTTCATTGCAGACGGTCAACCACGGAGCGGACGGCTCGACGGTCACGGCGGTGCCGGCGACCGGTTACCACTTCGTCGACTGGAGCGACAACTCGACCCAGAATCCGCGAACAGATTCAGGCATCACAGCAGATATCTCCGTGACCGCGAACTTCACGCGAAACGAGTACACGCTGACGACGACCGTGGTTGGCTACGGTGTTGTTAACCGCAGTGTTGCCGGGCCGTATTATTACGGTGATGCGGTGACACTGACGGCGGTGCCTGGATCAACGCACTGGGCGTTTTCCGGCTTTGGCGGCGATCTGACGGGAACGACCAATCCTCAGGACATCGCGATCAATGACAACAAAAGCGTGACGGCGACATTTGCCCTTATACCTGAGGGATACGAGTCAGACGTCACACCACGGCCTACGGGTGACAATGTGATCGACGTTACCGATTTTACGATGATCGGGCGCTTCGTGGTTGGCCTTGAGACGCCCGATCCGTTATACAACGAATTTCAGCGGGCTGATTCGGCTCCGAGAGCGACCAAGGGTGACGGATTGCTTACCGCTGGCGATTATGTCCAGGCGGGCCGTTATGCCGCCGGTCTGGATATGTGGTCGGGGGCCGGAGGCGAAACATTGGCCAGCCTGTTCCCGTTCCAGGAAATGACCAAGGGACAAGACGATAGTCAACAGACATTGCAACCGCGTATTCTCCGGGTGGAAGATGTGTCGGCAAGCCGCGACAGCACGGTGACGGTTTCGATCAGCATCGACGCCCAGGGCGACGAGAACGGCTTTGGATTTACCATCAGCTATGACGGTACCATCTTGAGCAACCCTGTTGTCCTGACCGGTGCGGATATGCCGGGAACCCCCCCGATCGTAAACAGCCTGACAGCAGGCAAAGTCGGCGTAGTGACGGCTATGACGACAGGAACTACAATTCCATTCGGAACTCGTGAGATCGTCAAGATCCGGTTCAACATATTGCCGACGGCATCCGGTGGGCCGACATCGTTAGCCTTTACTGGAGCACCGCCGGTGGTCAATCAGGTCAGCAGTGCTGCTGCCGAGGCATTACCGACGACATTCAACGCGGGTACGGTAACGATCCTTGCCCCGACTGCAGCCGGAACGTCGGTCGGCGGTATCGTGCTGTCGCCGGGTGGCCAGGCGGTCAGGAATGCCCGTCTGTCAATGACGGATCAGTCAGGAATGGTCAGAACGGCCATTTCGAATTCGTTCGGGTTCTTCCGATTCGATGATGTGACGGTCGGCGAAACTTATGTACTCAACGTGCGGTCAAAGAGCTATGTCTTTGCTCCGCAACTCTTAAATGTCACCGACGAAGTGACCAATCTGATCGTTGTGGCTGAGCCGTAA
- a CDS encoding TonB-dependent siderophore receptor: MKFRQILQATFNQLVHITKGPHYYRTLISRSTVAALLIIAIASALSAQNKVGSNRVTGVVVDRSGASIAGAAVSSDAVSAAADGEGRFSIALSNGAHELRISASGFSGDVRRIGLSGGNVDLGTIVLEVGPAEATVTVSDSPIYLVAAIQSTTKTFTSLRDVPQSVTVTKSEQMRDQMMSGIADVVRYVPGVSAHQGENNRDDVIFRGNRSSADFFRDGVRDDVQYYRDLYNLDRVETIRGSNAMVFGRGGGGGVINRVTKEAGFTPIRDFTASLGSYFQRRFTADIDQPLGKRLALRVNGLYEGADSFRKSVNSNRVGINPTLTFLPDNKTRITLGYEYLRDRRIADRGISSFAGRPADVPISTYYGDPDNSRVKADVNIFTASIDRVFGRLIVRNRTNYGDYERFYQNYVPGAVNALKTLVTLSAYNNSAHRRNLFNQTDLIYDVKTGKIRHTLAFGTEFGTQRTRNFRQTGYFNNLTTSTQVAYDRPQTNMPVTFRQSATDADNHLRLYLGAAYIQDQIAVSRYLQLIAGVRFDYFGLKYFNDRTASSLSRVDRLVSPRFGAVIKPFAELSLYGSYSVSFLPSSGDQFASLTNITQQVKPEQFTNYEAGAKWDLARGLYLTAAIYRLDRTNTRSVDPNDPTAIIQTGSQRSEGFEFGVTGSFSPKWVSSGGFTWQNARITSATASAAAGKQAAQVPHNTVSWWNKYSFTNRLSAGIGLIYRSDMFAAIDNTVVLPGYFRADAAVYYNINEKWRLQANIDNLTNVRYFANADGNNNISPGSPRSAKVGVVARF; encoded by the coding sequence ATGAAATTCAGACAGATCCTTCAGGCAACATTTAACCAGCTGGTGCATATTACCAAAGGTCCGCATTATTACCGAACACTTATCAGCCGATCTACCGTCGCTGCCTTATTGATCATTGCGATCGCGTCGGCATTGTCGGCACAGAATAAGGTTGGTTCAAATCGGGTCACAGGTGTGGTCGTCGACCGTTCGGGGGCGTCGATCGCCGGGGCGGCGGTGAGTTCGGATGCGGTTTCGGCCGCGGCCGATGGCGAGGGTCGATTTTCGATCGCACTTTCAAACGGTGCTCACGAACTTCGGATCTCCGCGTCGGGATTTAGCGGCGATGTCCGCCGGATCGGCCTGAGCGGCGGTAATGTCGATCTCGGTACGATAGTACTCGAGGTTGGGCCGGCAGAGGCGACGGTGACCGTTTCTGACAGCCCGATATATTTGGTGGCTGCGATCCAATCGACCACTAAGACCTTTACATCGCTTCGCGACGTGCCGCAGTCGGTCACTGTCACCAAGTCCGAGCAGATGCGTGACCAGATGATGTCCGGCATTGCGGATGTCGTTCGATACGTGCCGGGCGTCTCTGCCCATCAGGGCGAGAATAATCGCGACGATGTGATATTTCGCGGTAATCGCAGCAGTGCTGACTTTTTCCGTGACGGCGTCCGCGACGATGTGCAGTACTATCGCGATCTGTATAATCTCGACCGTGTCGAGACGATCCGTGGGTCTAATGCAATGGTCTTTGGCCGTGGAGGTGGCGGCGGCGTGATCAATCGGGTCACGAAAGAGGCCGGATTTACGCCGATCCGTGATTTCACGGCGAGCCTTGGGTCGTACTTTCAACGCCGGTTTACAGCGGACATCGATCAACCGCTTGGCAAACGGTTAGCTCTTCGCGTCAATGGCCTTTACGAGGGTGCGGACAGCTTTCGCAAATCTGTAAATTCAAACCGTGTAGGCATCAACCCGACGCTCACATTTCTGCCCGACAACAAAACTCGTATAACGCTCGGCTATGAGTATCTACGCGACCGCCGCATCGCCGATCGCGGGATATCTTCGTTTGCCGGTCGTCCTGCGGACGTTCCGATCTCGACATATTACGGCGACCCCGACAACAGCCGCGTTAAAGCCGACGTTAATATTTTTACGGCATCTATCGATCGAGTTTTTGGCAGGCTTATCGTCCGTAATCGTACTAATTACGGCGACTACGAACGCTTTTATCAAAATTACGTTCCGGGTGCGGTCAATGCACTTAAAACGCTGGTTACGCTCTCGGCCTACAACAACTCGGCCCATCGCCGCAATCTCTTTAACCAGACTGACCTGATATACGATGTCAAAACGGGCAAGATCCGTCACACGCTTGCGTTCGGCACCGAGTTTGGCACTCAGCGGACGCGCAACTTTCGCCAAACGGGATATTTCAATAATTTGACGACGTCAACGCAAGTCGCATACGATCGGCCGCAGACCAATATGCCGGTCACATTTCGCCAGAGTGCGACCGACGCCGACAATCATCTCAGGCTCTATCTCGGTGCCGCGTATATTCAGGATCAGATCGCGGTTTCGCGCTATTTGCAGCTTATCGCCGGTGTTCGCTTTGACTATTTTGGGCTCAAGTATTTTAACGACCGCACGGCGTCATCACTCAGTCGCGTGGATCGTCTCGTTAGCCCGCGATTCGGTGCTGTAATCAAACCGTTCGCCGAACTCTCGCTTTACGGGAGTTATAGCGTGTCGTTTCTGCCAAGTTCCGGCGATCAGTTCGCATCGCTTACAAACATCACTCAGCAGGTCAAGCCCGAGCAGTTTACGAATTACGAGGCCGGAGCCAAGTGGGATCTCGCCCGCGGTCTTTACCTGACGGCGGCCATTTATAGGCTCGATCGTACAAACACACGTTCGGTCGACCCCAATGACCCGACGGCGATCATCCAGACCGGCAGTCAACGGAGCGAGGGATTTGAGTTTGGCGTCACCGGTAGCTTTTCGCCAAAATGGGTTTCATCGGGCGGATTTACCTGGCAGAATGCACGCATCACATCTGCCACCGCGAGTGCTGCCGCAGGCAAACAGGCTGCTCAGGTGCCGCATAATACCGTTTCGTGGTGGAATAAATACTCCTTTACGAACCGCTTGAGTGCAGGCATCGGACTGATCTATCGCTCGGATATGTTTGCGGCGATCGACAATACGGTCGTCTTGCCGGGATATTTTCGGGCGGACGCGGCGGTTTATTACAATATCAACGAGAAATGGCGTTTGCAGGCAAATATCGACAATCTGACGAACGTTCGCTATTTTGCCAACGCTGACGGCAACAATAATATTTCGCCGGGCTCGCCGCGATCTGCAAAGGTCGGCGTCGTAGCACGGTTTTGA
- a CDS encoding VCBS repeat-containing protein: MKTRGIKIVCLLVFTAIGVVSLMTGNGLVEKVSSISSGPPAGFSGAPDENNCAACHSGPTPNGQFEILDAPTSYRPGQTYQLRVRHTNADVTRLRWGFEMTGLAGQTAAGTFGNLGANTQVLSEDGRTYIEQTLAGTFTDQTGGALWTVNWIAPAANLGPVTLYAAGIQANHAGGPSGDQPYTTNVTMAAPPATAFDFDGDSKSDVSIFRPAAGEWWVSKSSNGGNFATQFGSSADKTVPADYTGDGKADIAFFQTSTGFWYVLRSDDLTFYAFPFGTGSDVPAPADYDGDGKADAAVFRASTATWYISNSGGGTTIQQFGLTTDLPVPADYDGDGKTDIAIYRPTGANGAEWWILKSTGGSFATQFGLPTDKAVPGDYTGDGKADVAYWRPSTGEWFILRSEDLTFYAFPFGSGTDAAVPGDYDGDGKTDAAVFRPSSSTWYLNRSTAGVLIQQFGQSGDLPLPNAFVR, from the coding sequence ATGAAAACAAGAGGGATCAAGATCGTCTGCCTATTGGTTTTTACGGCGATCGGCGTTGTTAGTCTTATGACGGGCAATGGGCTTGTCGAGAAAGTAAGTTCGATCTCGTCAGGGCCGCCCGCCGGATTTTCGGGTGCTCCGGACGAGAATAATTGTGCGGCGTGCCACTCCGGACCGACGCCGAACGGGCAGTTTGAGATCCTCGATGCACCGACCTCATACCGGCCCGGACAGACTTACCAATTGCGGGTCCGTCATACTAATGCCGATGTGACGCGCTTGCGTTGGGGATTTGAGATGACGGGACTTGCCGGGCAGACTGCGGCAGGTACTTTCGGGAATCTTGGAGCAAACACTCAGGTCTTATCCGAAGACGGACGCACATACATCGAGCAGACACTTGCCGGCACGTTTACTGATCAAACCGGAGGAGCACTTTGGACCGTAAATTGGATAGCTCCCGCGGCAAACCTCGGCCCTGTGACGCTCTACGCCGCCGGAATCCAGGCCAATCACGCCGGCGGCCCGAGCGGGGACCAACCTTACACGACCAATGTCACAATGGCCGCACCGCCCGCGACAGCCTTTGATTTTGACGGCGACAGCAAGTCGGATGTTTCGATATTCAGGCCTGCAGCCGGTGAGTGGTGGGTGTCCAAGAGCAGTAACGGAGGGAATTTTGCGACGCAATTCGGTTCATCGGCGGACAAGACGGTACCGGCCGATTACACCGGCGACGGTAAGGCCGACATCGCGTTTTTTCAGACGTCAACCGGATTTTGGTACGTGCTGAGGAGCGACGATCTTACATTCTATGCGTTCCCGTTCGGCACCGGCTCCGATGTGCCTGCTCCGGCGGATTATGACGGCGACGGCAAGGCGGACGCGGCAGTATTCAGGGCGTCCACCGCAACCTGGTATATCAGCAATTCCGGCGGCGGCACTACCATTCAGCAGTTCGGTTTGACGACCGACCTGCCCGTCCCGGCGGATTACGACGGCGACGGCAAGACGGATATTGCCATATATCGGCCAACCGGAGCGAACGGCGCCGAATGGTGGATACTTAAGAGTACCGGAGGTTCGTTCGCGACACAGTTCGGACTGCCGACCGATAAGGCCGTTCCGGGCGATTACACCGGCGACGGCAAGGCCGATGTCGCATACTGGCGGCCATCGACCGGCGAATGGTTCATACTCCGAAGCGAAGACCTGACATTCTACGCATTCCCGTTCGGGTCGGGCACCGACGCGGCAGTTCCGGGAGATTATGACGGCGATGGTAAGACCGACGCGGCCGTTTTCCGCCCGTCCAGCTCGACCTGGTACCTCAACCGTTCGACCGCCGGAGTGCTGATCCAGCAGTTTGGCCAGAGCGGCGATCTACCCTTGCCGAATGCGTTTGTGCGATGA